One window from the genome of Dermacentor silvarum isolate Dsil-2018 chromosome 5, BIME_Dsil_1.4, whole genome shotgun sequence encodes:
- the LOC125945326 gene encoding maltase-glucoamylase-like: protein MGFDRLGTSFGVYFRTSAIFEVLGHMTPALTFRSLGNQVDVFVFGGPSPADVVRQYLDVVGKPAMPPFWAMGLHASLPRMPTRPAQGALDDSDDEDPLRALLTYSNYHVDVAWLPVDVAKDTCEHSWQRETMNRLALAATGAHSGSNPERATFSNVRVPVSVDRGPVLGSPSRQP from the exons ATGGGCTTCGACCGCCTGGGAACGAGCTTCGGCGTCTACTTCCGCACAAGTGCCATATTCG AGGTGCTGGGCCACATGACGCCGGCGCTGACGTTCCGCTCGCTGGGCAATCAGGTGGACGTGTTCGTGTTCGGCGGGCCGTCTCCCGCCGACGTGGTGCGCCAGTACCTGGACGTCGTCGGGAAGCCGGCCATGCCCCCTTTCTGGGCCATGGGGCTCCACGCGTCCCTGCCTCGGATGCCGACGCGCCCTGCCCAGGGCGCTCTCGACGACAGTGACGACGAAGATCCCCTGAGAGCGCTGCTCACCTACTCGAATTATCACGTG GACGTCGCCTGGCTTCCCGTGGACGTCGCCAAAGACACGTGCGAGCATTCCTGGCAACGCGAAACTATGAATCGACTGGCCCTGGCAGCGACTGGTGCACACTCTG GTTCCAACCCTGAGCGAGCGACCTTCAGCAACGTACGTGTGCCGGTTAGCGTTGACCGAGGCCCAGTACTTGGGTCTCCTTCTCGTCAACCATAA